One genomic region from Ammospiza caudacuta isolate bAmmCau1 chromosome 1, bAmmCau1.pri, whole genome shotgun sequence encodes:
- the RPL7 gene encoding large ribosomal subunit protein uL30, whose product MADKEVKKVPSVPESLLKKRQAYAVMKAKRQKKILAIKKYRKAQRKLIYARAQAYHKEYRHMYRQEIRMARMARKAGNYYVPAEPKLAFVIRIRGTNGVSPKVRKVLQLLRLRQIFNGTFVKLNKASINMLRIVEPYIAWGYPNLKSVHELIYKRGYGKINKQRIALTDNRLIQKRLGKLGIICMEDVIHEIYTVGKNFKVVNNFLWPFKLSSPRGGMKKKTIHFVEGGDAGNREDQINRLIRRMN is encoded by the exons ATGGCGGACAAGGA AGTAAAGAAGGTGCCCTCGGTGCCCGAGAGCCTGCTGAAGAAGCGGCAGGCCTACGCGGTCATGAAGGCCAAACGTCAGAAGAAGATTTTGGCTATAAAAAAG TACCGCAAGGCACAAAGGAAGCTGATCTATGCGAGAGCCCAGGCTTACCACAAGGAGTACAGGCACATGTACAGGCAGGAGATCCGCATGGCCAGGATGGCCCGCAAAGCTGGCAACTACTACGTGCCAGCTGAGCCCAAACTGGCCTTTGTGATCAGGATAAGAGG TACCAACGGTGTCAGCCCGAAGGTTCGCAAGGTTCTGCAGCTTCTTCGCCTGCGGCAGATCTTCAACGGCACCTTTGTAAAGCTCAACAAAGCCTCTATCAACATGCTGCGGATTGTGGAACCCTACATTGCCTGGGG TTACCCCAACCTGAAGTCCGTGCATGAGCTGATCTACAAGCGAGGTTACGGCAAGATCAACAAGCAGCGCATTGCTCTGACCGACAACCGCCTGATCCAGAAACGCCTTG GAAAGCTTGGCATCATCTGCATGGAAGATGTGATCCATGAAATTTACACTGTTGGCAAGAACTTCAAAGTTGTGAACAACTTCCTTTGGCCCTTCAAGTTATCCTCTCCTCGGGGTGgaatgaagaagaaaacaatCCACTTTGTGGAAGGTGGGGATGCTGGTAACAGAGAAGACCAGATCAACAGACTCATAAGGAGAATGAACTAA